A genome region from Bacillaceae bacterium IKA-2 includes the following:
- a CDS encoding HAD family hydrolase → MTAKLYIFDLDGTLYEGTDHFDYYAEKLKLDVSVSDREAYSDDYENMKAGNHPVSIGKAYDTKNDAVLTIDPMTLTVVKAEDWEGNSIEDTELQYGDRQVEFDSKDLIAIGDGWWLPFVCASHYGVKDCYPRYLQTKEYMVTDQFQLEKIAGLASFLRELKEKSQIVLLTNSDKEDVGRLLSELDLNGVFHQVFTSAQKPTRTKEFFEFIMKEYDVGPEETVSVGDNFINEIAPALLLGIHAVYISDHPQQTQHKQLTQVNRITEWIDCMTRA, encoded by the coding sequence GTGACTGCAAAATTATATATTTTTGATTTAGATGGAACGCTTTACGAAGGAACAGACCATTTTGATTACTATGCTGAAAAATTAAAATTAGATGTTTCAGTATCGGATCGCGAAGCTTATTCGGATGACTATGAAAACATGAAAGCTGGCAATCATCCAGTTTCGATTGGAAAGGCATATGATACGAAAAACGATGCTGTATTAACAATCGATCCGATGACATTAACTGTTGTAAAAGCAGAAGACTGGGAGGGTAACTCTATCGAAGATACGGAATTACAGTATGGAGATCGACAAGTTGAATTCGATTCCAAGGACTTAATCGCTATTGGAGATGGTTGGTGGTTGCCGTTTGTTTGTGCAAGTCATTATGGAGTGAAGGATTGTTATCCAAGATATTTGCAAACGAAGGAGTATATGGTGACAGATCAATTTCAATTAGAAAAAATAGCAGGACTAGCTAGTTTTTTACGAGAACTAAAAGAAAAATCTCAGATTGTATTACTAACTAATAGTGATAAAGAAGATGTAGGACGACTATTAAGTGAGTTGGATTTAAATGGTGTATTCCATCAAGTTTTTACCTCTGCTCAAAAACCGACTAGAACAAAGGAATTCTTTGAATTCATAATGAAGGAGTACGACGTCGGTCCAGAAGAGACAGTTTCTGTTGGTGACAATTTTATCAATGAAATTGCGCCTGCATTATTACTAGGAATTCATGCAGTATATATCTCTGACCATCCCCAACAGACTCAGCATAAACAACTAACGCAGGTAAATAGAATCACTGAGTGGATCGACTGTATGACACGAGCTTAA
- a CDS encoding PhnD/SsuA/transferrin family substrate-binding protein produces MYSKLLKTFILLLIISVFLVACGGNNTPEPAQSTPANAPESTTETSESPEVEETSTESSGIDRSEWPEKVRFAVDGIDGLEELQRRYDVFQEVITDLMGVEFELFPLANRTVVVTAMEFDQIDVGLIGPAEYVQMKGAVPGIDISAALQRDKYHAAFIVPEDSDLQTLDDLKGKKLSLKEVGSGSGHIAPASMLIEAGFDLDRDLEINFLGAAAIEALRSGEVDAMADGIRVYDKMLEEDGEGVWRLLLEGPPLPQDPFVVGPKLPESFKNEFKRVLIEHQDEILAAILMSEENAKFINAEIITITDSGFDLMRETYAILGIELN; encoded by the coding sequence ATGTATAGTAAACTTTTAAAAACATTCATTTTATTACTTATCATTTCTGTGTTTTTAGTTGCATGTGGGGGAAATAACACTCCTGAACCAGCTCAGTCTACACCTGCTAATGCGCCAGAAAGCACTACGGAAACGTCAGAGTCACCAGAGGTAGAAGAAACATCAACAGAAAGTAGTGGTATTGACCGTTCAGAATGGCCAGAGAAGGTTCGATTTGCAGTTGATGGAATTGACGGTTTAGAAGAATTACAACGTCGTTATGATGTTTTTCAAGAGGTTATTACCGATTTAATGGGAGTTGAGTTTGAATTATTTCCACTTGCAAACCGAACGGTTGTTGTCACAGCAATGGAATTTGATCAAATTGATGTTGGGCTAATCGGTCCAGCAGAATATGTCCAAATGAAGGGGGCAGTTCCTGGAATAGATATTTCTGCTGCACTGCAACGTGATAAGTATCATGCTGCTTTTATTGTTCCAGAAGATAGTGATTTGCAAACACTTGATGATTTAAAAGGAAAAAAACTTTCTCTGAAAGAAGTAGGTTCAGGCTCGGGTCATATTGCACCGGCATCAATGTTAATTGAAGCTGGATTTGATCTTGATCGGGATCTTGAGATTAATTTTCTAGGTGCTGCAGCTATTGAAGCTTTGAGGTCTGGGGAAGTGGACGCTATGGCTGATGGTATTCGTGTCTACGATAAGATGTTAGAGGAAGATGGGGAAGGTGTATGGAGGTTGTTATTAGAAGGTCCGCCATTGCCGCAGGACCCATTTGTTGTTGGGCCTAAATTGCCGGAGAGCTTTAAAAATGAATTTAAACGCGTACTTATTGAGCATCAAGATGAAATTTTAGCAGCTATTTTGATGAGTGAGGAAAATGCTAAATTTATTAATGCTGAAATTATAACTATAACGGACAGTGGCTTTGATTTAATGAGAGAAACGTATGCAATTCTAGGAATTGAATTGAACTGA
- the phnC gene encoding phosphonate ABC transporter ATP-binding protein gives MTSLEVKNLSKIFPDGTKALDNVNFSISPGEAVVLLGHNGSGKSTLFNCIAGFENPSLGQVMVGDIDITQLNYQQLRPIRRRVGKVFQHFHLVNNLNVLQNVLFGALGRTTFSFQTFAPIASKQLRDRAMNCLERVGLSDFAKRRADQLSGGQQQRVAIARMLLQEPEIVLADEPIASLDPAAGREVMDLLWKIVKEENLTVVCVLHQMNIAKEYGKRIIALKKGKLVLDNDISTISERSLEGLYKQENNDISLMQVGQGGDVENEKSIKSNV, from the coding sequence ATGACATCACTCGAAGTAAAAAATCTATCTAAAATATTTCCAGATGGTACTAAGGCTCTTGATAACGTCAATTTTTCAATAAGTCCTGGTGAAGCCGTTGTTTTGTTAGGGCATAACGGCTCTGGTAAATCAACTCTATTTAATTGTATAGCAGGTTTTGAAAACCCATCTCTAGGGCAAGTGATGGTAGGAGATATTGATATAACTCAATTAAACTATCAACAATTACGCCCAATACGTAGGCGAGTCGGGAAGGTTTTTCAGCACTTTCATCTTGTCAATAACCTAAATGTTCTTCAGAATGTACTTTTTGGAGCGTTAGGACGTACAACTTTTTCTTTTCAAACATTTGCTCCTATCGCTTCCAAACAGCTTCGGGATCGTGCCATGAACTGCCTTGAACGAGTCGGTTTAAGTGATTTTGCCAAGCGTAGAGCGGATCAGCTTTCAGGTGGACAGCAACAAAGAGTTGCTATTGCGAGAATGCTCTTGCAGGAACCAGAAATTGTTTTAGCAGATGAACCGATTGCGAGTCTTGACCCAGCAGCGGGGCGAGAAGTGATGGACTTATTGTGGAAAATTGTGAAAGAAGAGAATCTTACAGTAGTTTGTGTCCTTCATCAAATGAATATCGCTAAAGAATATGGTAAGCGAATTATTGCATTGAAGAAAGGGAAGCTCGTTTTAGATAATGATATTTCAACTATTAGTGAGCGATCTCTTGAGGGATTGTATAAGCAAGAAAATAATGACATATCATTAATGCAGGTCGGGCAAGGTGGTGACGTAGAAAATGAAAAATCCATCAAATCAAATGTCTGA
- the phnE gene encoding phosphonate ABC transporter, permease protein PhnE has product MKNPSNQMSDENRWKEKMPPRLERPSLFTWIILLIFIGFIISGLQNADITVERLSRGILNIGGFLDKAFPPDTARVIPLLSRIRETFEMALIGTFVGVMLSIPIALLASRNTSPYFIVRSFTKGIVTTLRTIPDLIWALIFVISVGLGPLAGILTIIVDTIGFCGRFFSERIEEVDAGPPRALESTGASRLGVIFGSIIPICLPSFVGTSLFAVEKAVRSAVILGLVGAGGIGIELSTSMSLRRFDEALMIIILILVIVLVVEQVSSVIRKKFI; this is encoded by the coding sequence ATGAAAAATCCATCAAATCAAATGTCTGATGAAAATAGATGGAAAGAAAAAATGCCGCCTAGGTTGGAGCGTCCTTCATTATTTACATGGATCATTCTCTTAATTTTTATCGGATTTATTATCTCGGGTTTGCAAAATGCTGATATTACTGTTGAGCGCCTTTCGAGAGGTATTTTGAATATTGGTGGTTTCTTAGACAAAGCATTTCCACCAGATACGGCTAGAGTTATTCCGTTACTCTCTCGTATTCGAGAAACATTTGAAATGGCGCTCATTGGCACATTTGTCGGTGTAATGTTAAGTATCCCTATTGCATTGCTTGCTTCTAGAAATACAAGTCCCTATTTTATTGTAAGGAGTTTTACTAAGGGTATAGTCACTACGTTAAGGACGATTCCAGATTTAATTTGGGCGCTCATTTTTGTAATTTCTGTTGGATTAGGTCCCCTAGCTGGAATCCTGACCATCATCGTTGATACAATTGGTTTTTGTGGTAGGTTTTTTTCTGAACGAATCGAAGAGGTAGATGCTGGTCCACCACGGGCATTAGAGTCAACTGGTGCGAGCCGCCTAGGAGTTATCTTTGGTTCTATTATCCCGATTTGTCTACCTTCATTTGTTGGAACTAGTTTATTTGCTGTTGAAAAAGCTGTTCGTTCCGCTGTTATACTTGGTTTAGTTGGGGCAGGCGGGATTGGTATTGAGTTAAGCACTTCAATGTCATTAAGAAGGTTTGATGAAGCTTTAATGATTATTATTTTAATTCTTGTGATTGTACTCGTTGTTGAGCAAGTATCTTCAGTGATTAGAAAGAAGTTTATTTAG
- a CDS encoding fasciclin domain-containing protein → MSKTKVFIVSLVMMLLMPMSWVLADNHEGVDVVDTAIAADDFETLVAAVQAADLVDALKGEGPFTVFAPTDEAFANLLSELGVTAEELLESEDLADILLYHVVEGKVMSTDLVDGMEATTLNGEKVTISLDPVQVNSANVVTADIEASNGVIHVIDAVLLPSGEEAPAEEAAETPAIPQTGDSSILMYVLLALIAGSAIVFFVRKQKVSNV, encoded by the coding sequence ATGAGTAAAACAAAAGTATTTATTGTATCGTTAGTGATGATGTTGTTAATGCCTATGAGTTGGGTATTAGCGGATAACCATGAAGGAGTCGACGTCGTTGATACAGCAATTGCTGCTGATGATTTCGAAACTTTAGTGGCTGCAGTTCAAGCTGCTGATTTAGTAGACGCACTAAAAGGTGAAGGTCCATTCACAGTATTTGCTCCTACGGATGAGGCATTTGCTAACTTGTTAAGTGAATTAGGAGTTACAGCTGAGGAGTTACTAGAAAGTGAAGATTTAGCTGACATTCTTTTGTATCATGTTGTAGAAGGAAAAGTAATGTCTACGGATCTAGTAGATGGAATGGAAGCTACTACATTAAATGGAGAAAAAGTAACAATCTCATTAGACCCAGTGCAAGTGAATAGTGCTAATGTAGTTACTGCAGATATTGAGGCTTCCAATGGAGTCATTCACGTAATTGATGCAGTATTGCTTCCTTCAGGAGAAGAAGCACCAGCTGAAGAAGCAGCAGAAACACCAGCAATTCCACAAACTGGTGATAGCTCAATACTTATGTATGTTCTTTTAGCTTTAATAGCTGGTTCGGCCATAGTATTCTTTGTAAGAAAGCAAAAAGTATCTAACGTATAA
- the srtB gene encoding class B sortase — protein MMRNRLLILIFSIVILFSLLKIGESFYESYQNKRMYTSLQNTFIMAPTPEIIKETTDSNDRHVKRIGEKFLPLVEINDETVGWVTLSNSSIDYPIVQTSDNEFYLDHSFERNKSKSGSIFMDFRNDQDLFNRHSILYGHHMRDGSMFSDLLKYQDENHFIENQYITLQTLNEDTKWEIFSAYVTDTDFYYIITDFGTDDEYVEFLQEIQSKSTYESEMTLTEKDRILTLSTCAYDFDDARFVVHARRIQ, from the coding sequence ATGATGCGTAACAGGCTGTTAATATTGATTTTCTCAATTGTGATACTCTTTTCTCTTCTAAAAATTGGTGAATCCTTTTACGAGAGTTACCAAAACAAACGAATGTATACTTCGCTTCAAAATACTTTTATAATGGCTCCTACACCTGAAATAATAAAGGAAACGACAGATTCAAATGATCGTCATGTAAAGCGTATTGGAGAAAAATTTCTACCATTAGTAGAAATCAACGATGAGACGGTAGGATGGGTTACACTTTCTAACTCCTCCATTGATTACCCAATCGTACAAACAAGTGATAACGAGTTTTATTTGGACCATAGTTTTGAACGAAATAAATCTAAATCAGGATCGATATTCATGGATTTTCGAAATGATCAGGACTTGTTCAACCGCCATTCGATACTATATGGACATCATATGAGGGATGGGTCTATGTTTAGTGATCTATTGAAATATCAAGATGAAAATCACTTTATAGAAAATCAGTATATTACGTTGCAGACTTTAAATGAAGACACGAAATGGGAAATCTTCTCTGCCTATGTAACGGATACAGACTTTTATTATATTATTACCGATTTTGGGACAGATGATGAGTATGTTGAATTTCTTCAGGAGATCCAATCAAAATCTACTTATGAAAGTGAAATGACATTAACAGAGAAAGATCGCATTTTAACTTTATCAACATGTGCTTATGATTTTGATGACGCACGTTTTGTCGTTCATGCGCGAAGAATTCAATGA
- a CDS encoding sulfurtransferase TusA family protein, whose amino-acid sequence MVVINISNEKECDVIYDAGLAGCGELIMNVFLAVKKMSVGETIHVISYDLGAIEDIPAWCRMQGHTLLEVFEEDLLITNFVIQKN is encoded by the coding sequence ATGGTGGTGATAAATATTAGTAATGAAAAAGAATGTGATGTCATCTATGATGCTGGTCTTGCTGGATGTGGAGAGTTAATCATGAATGTGTTCTTAGCGGTAAAAAAAATGTCCGTTGGCGAAACCATCCACGTAATTTCCTATGACTTAGGAGCAATAGAGGACATACCAGCTTGGTGTCGGATGCAAGGTCACACATTATTAGAAGTTTTTGAAGAAGATTTACTAATTACTAATTTTGTAATTCAAAAAAATTAA
- a CDS encoding DsrE family protein, with amino-acid sequence MTNKFLVSLTNGKNDTDRATVGFVVANAAVASGKEVVIFLNIDGAYLSDKGYADDIHEEGFAPLKELMDQFIEAGGILWVCSPCHKKRELDANNLIDGATIVGGAKVVEFLSDGAASITY; translated from the coding sequence ATGACAAACAAATTTTTAGTAAGTTTAACGAATGGTAAAAACGATACAGATCGAGCAACAGTAGGATTTGTCGTTGCCAATGCAGCGGTAGCATCTGGAAAAGAAGTTGTCATTTTCTTGAATATTGATGGCGCTTACCTTTCTGATAAAGGTTATGCAGATGACATACATGAAGAAGGATTTGCTCCATTGAAAGAGTTAATGGATCAATTTATTGAAGCTGGTGGGATACTATGGGTATGTAGCCCTTGCCATAAAAAGCGCGAATTAGATGCGAATAATTTAATTGACGGAGCAACAATTGTTGGTGGAGCTAAAGTTGTTGAATTTTTATCAGATGGTGCAGCTTCGATTACATACTAG
- a CDS encoding OsmC family protein — protein MVFQKPNGMCDGGDLDCGSGLLLIIKKSMDPLETGQVLEIRSRERTVAEDLPAWCRMVKHQFMGSEKHEQHTSYFVCKGGSGGSVKDDLEAARGYQWSVRVRSGKGLSAKVFSRNHTLISGQPAEFSPKVDAPSAIDYLLTSLGSCLVVGFKAHASKQKIIIDEMEFTLKAKLENILYHMQLEDHGSPKVDHITGVFYVTSPNEEDELQKIWQTTLERSPIYQTLQPSVAIKLTFQVVL, from the coding sequence ATGGTTTTTCAAAAGCCAAACGGAATGTGTGATGGTGGTGATTTAGACTGCGGCTCTGGACTCCTTCTGATCATTAAGAAAAGTATGGATCCGCTCGAAACGGGTCAAGTACTAGAAATTCGAAGTAGAGAGAGAACAGTCGCTGAAGATCTTCCCGCTTGGTGTAGGATGGTAAAACATCAGTTTATGGGTTCCGAAAAGCATGAACAGCATACAAGCTATTTTGTTTGTAAAGGCGGAAGCGGTGGATCAGTTAAAGACGACTTAGAAGCTGCTCGTGGTTATCAATGGAGTGTGAGGGTTCGCTCGGGAAAAGGACTTTCTGCTAAAGTTTTCTCTAGAAATCATACACTCATATCTGGTCAACCAGCAGAATTCAGTCCGAAAGTCGATGCACCTAGTGCGATTGATTACTTGCTTACGTCGCTTGGGTCATGCCTTGTAGTTGGATTTAAAGCTCACGCCTCTAAACAGAAGATAATCATTGATGAAATGGAATTTACGTTAAAAGCAAAACTGGAAAACATTCTCTACCATATGCAGCTTGAAGATCACGGAAGTCCTAAAGTAGACCATATTACAGGTGTTTTTTATGTCACATCACCAAATGAAGAAGATGAGTTACAAAAAATTTGGCAAACGACATTAGAGCGATCACCAATTTATCAAACGTTGCAACCGTCAGTCGCTATTAAACTTACATTTCAAGTTGTATTATAA
- a CDS encoding cobalamin-independent methionine synthase II family protein → MINQFLPTTIVGSWPRTREVLKALRDVRAERITEADFQEIANVAIIECARSQEEAGIDIISDGEQTRDNFISFVAEKIKNVKMLSVADLLEYVEDKASFEEILGTLDVPAYSLTNPAAYGKISRKKPIAADEYKFLKEHTKAQIKVAIPGPYLLTRAMWVDGLSKEAYPTKEDLSVDIVKILREEIEDLIDAGVDFIQIDEPVLTEIVFTQKNANRTFMCGALTAKADAKEELTFATELINQLTEGMRGRGSKIGIHVCRGNWSTQEDTLLRGPYYPLMPFLAKMSVDQYVLEYATPRAGELHALTELAKLENVELGLGVVNPRTPTIETVAEIVTKVKQAAKYFPIEKMYLNPDCGFGTFAQRPMNTPEIAKQKLTNMNEAAKQLRQEFADNMGTGTFSQKEM, encoded by the coding sequence ATGATAAACCAATTTTTACCTACTACAATCGTTGGAAGCTGGCCACGGACACGTGAAGTACTAAAGGCATTAAGAGACGTTCGAGCCGAGCGAATTACTGAGGCAGACTTTCAAGAAATTGCGAATGTTGCGATTATTGAATGTGCACGAAGTCAAGAAGAAGCGGGGATTGACATCATTTCCGATGGTGAACAAACACGTGATAACTTCATTTCATTCGTTGCAGAAAAAATTAAAAACGTAAAAATGTTATCGGTCGCAGATTTGTTAGAATATGTAGAAGATAAAGCTAGCTTTGAAGAAATTCTTGGTACATTAGATGTCCCTGCTTATTCACTAACAAACCCAGCTGCTTATGGTAAAATCTCTCGAAAAAAACCGATTGCCGCTGATGAATATAAATTTTTAAAAGAACATACTAAGGCACAAATCAAAGTCGCGATTCCAGGACCATACTTGTTAACAAGGGCAATGTGGGTTGATGGCTTATCAAAAGAGGCTTATCCAACAAAAGAAGATTTATCGGTTGATATCGTCAAGATTTTGCGAGAAGAAATAGAAGATTTAATTGATGCAGGTGTTGATTTCATCCAAATTGATGAACCTGTCTTAACTGAAATTGTATTTACACAAAAAAATGCTAATCGAACCTTTATGTGTGGTGCTCTAACAGCAAAAGCTGACGCCAAAGAGGAGCTAACCTTCGCAACAGAGTTAATTAATCAGCTTACAGAGGGAATGCGAGGCCGTGGCTCTAAAATTGGTATTCACGTTTGTCGAGGTAACTGGAGTACTCAAGAAGATACGTTACTAAGAGGACCTTATTATCCACTGATGCCATTTTTAGCAAAAATGAGTGTTGACCAGTATGTTCTAGAATATGCTACACCTAGAGCTGGAGAACTACATGCCTTAACTGAGTTAGCAAAGCTTGAAAACGTGGAACTTGGTTTAGGTGTTGTGAACCCGCGCACACCTACAATTGAAACCGTAGCGGAGATTGTAACTAAAGTAAAACAGGCTGCAAAATATTTCCCTATTGAAAAAATGTATTTAAACCCTGATTGCGGCTTTGGGACATTTGCACAAAGACCAATGAACACTCCAGAAATTGCAAAACAAAAGCTTACCAACATGAATGAAGCAGCAAAACAGTTAAGACAAGAATTCGCAGACAACATGGGGACAGGCACCTTTTCCCAAAAGGAGATGTAA
- a CDS encoding OsmC family protein, which produces MSILTVKVEGVSNKMKTQLTAKEHQFTIDEPENFGGTNQGPDPLSILLGALASCENVIANFVAKEINFDLQGIEYEVTGELDLRGLMGDSSVRTYFQWVKIEAKLQTSESDERIEEIRKLTDARCPVFQTLKAAGVEIISNWSKA; this is translated from the coding sequence ATGTCAATATTGACAGTAAAAGTAGAAGGCGTAAGCAATAAGATGAAAACACAACTAACGGCTAAAGAGCATCAGTTTACAATTGATGAACCGGAAAATTTTGGCGGTACGAACCAAGGTCCTGATCCACTATCAATACTACTCGGAGCTCTTGCTTCATGTGAAAATGTTATTGCTAATTTTGTAGCAAAAGAAATAAATTTTGACTTGCAAGGAATCGAGTACGAAGTTACTGGAGAGCTAGATTTAAGAGGATTGATGGGAGATAGTAGCGTCCGCACATATTTTCAGTGGGTAAAAATTGAAGCAAAACTTCAAACATCAGAAAGTGATGAGCGTATCGAAGAAATTCGTAAACTAACAGATGCGCGTTGCCCAGTTTTTCAAACACTAAAAGCAGCAGGTGTAGAAATCATATCTAATTGGTCAAAAGCATAG
- a CDS encoding type II toxin-antitoxin system PemK/MazF family toxin: protein MDLLIFSRKTRNEFCPITNQEKGYPFEESIPVGYKVEGVILTDQVKSLDWRSRRLKIVDQAPPQTVSNCFTLIHTFL, encoded by the coding sequence ATAGACTTGTTAATATTTTCAAGAAAGACTAGGAATGAATTTTGTCCAATTACGAACCAAGAAAAAGGCTATCCATTTGAAGAAAGTATACCTGTAGGGTATAAAGTAGAAGGCGTAATTTTAACCGACCAAGTAAAGAGTTTGGATTGGAGGTCAAGACGATTAAAAATTGTTGATCAAGCTCCACCACAAACAGTCAGCAATTGCTTTACCTTAATACATACGTTTTTGTAA